CTCAAATACATACAAAAGCAAAATAACACCCTTCTCTGGTTAATATCCAAGTCTCTGTTAGATGCTCTTTCAGAAATTCTTATAAACATGGTGTTGATAGCAGATTGATCGCATCCTTTCTTTCGCTCGTACACAAATGAGAAATTGGCGTCCGTTTTCATGCATTTGAATCCTAACGTAAGATTAGCTCTTCTGAGGAAATGTTAGATAGACAGAATACAgcatataagaaaaaaatagcggTGAGAGTATGCAGTATTGAGAATTTCGCTTGCAGATAAACCTGAAATCACAAACAAGGAATTACTGACCCATACTATCATATATCTGTTTCTCTCTTACAACATTATCAAGCACAAAAAATCTCCATAAATGAATTACCATCCAATTCTTACCGCAGACTTCGAACGGCAAACTTCGTGAAGCATCACCGTGCCGTCAAAGTGGATTACAACTGATTTAAAGACATCGTATCACGATTCTAACGTGGTGCGGAAACCACGGTGAAACCCTAGAGTTCGGGTTATAGACTAAGGAAACcaacgtggttccgctcactcTTCcataattgtcgtaaaaaatgggGTGCGAGACGccattcttcccttttttcgaAATCAGTTGCAGTGCGTCACGCTTGCATACGCGttgcatccaagtgcgagctgTCGAAGATGAATGAGGTATACCCACCACCTATTCAAGTTAAATCAAGGAATTACTGCTGAGTGGACCGGAACGTGCacatagaggcgcgttctaagtTATCTCGTTGGAGCTAGAAGCTTCCAGCgcggtttttttacgacgattatgGATGGAACCACGCTGATTTTGCAAACTACTGCCcaaactctacgctttcgctgtgtTCAGCATCACGTCAAACTCATGACACGCTACTTTTAAAGCCAATGGGTCTCTGATAAACGATACTACTACCCGAACTAAGAGATGAACAAGTAATATCGCACGAATTGCAGTATAAAAGCAGAACACAATTATACTGCACACACAATTATAGAAAGTAGCAGTAATACTGCTACTTTCTATAATTGTGTTCTGCTTTTATAAGGGTCATGGAGAAGGAAAggttattttaaaaatgcagTGAAGCAGAGACTGGAAAAGATAGATACATAGGCATAGTTTGCGGAAAATTATATGGTTTTGCTTCTTCTAAGGTTTTTTTGCTCTTAAATTctaatggaagaaaataatatttataaacGTACATACTTAGGTACCtcaataaaagagaaaaaaatagggaatCATCTAACATTCCTTATTCTCATTAGTAAGAAAACTATATCCAGAATGACCGTTCGCACATGGATCTAACTGTAGAAGCATCAAAAAGCATTGTTTACGAATTTTTATTAGGAATATAGTTAAATTACATACACCAGGTGACATAAAGGGATagatacaaaacaaaaacattatgTACAAAACCAGTACTTAACATCAACATTCATCACATTGACATTACATTGGAGATCCAGAAGACCAAGCTCAGTTGCTGTGCATATCTTCTACTTTTTGactcaaaaacttttttgcgTCCTCAACCTGAAAACCACGGCTCTTCTCTGCATAGAAATAATCCTagtgaaggaagaagaaagtgtATTGATACCTTTTCGGCCACATAATCCTTCGCAACAGCCAATTTTTGCGCCATCGAATCGTAGCTTTCCTTGCATCCCTCTTttgtctgcaaaaaaaaaacactctaatcttcttttttgttttatttcacttttagtTTTCTGAAGAATAATACCGTGTCATAGCCTAACTCAGCCGCATCTTTCAAGGCTTTGCCGGTGTCGCTCATCTTATCCTGGTCGCTTTCGCTCATATCTTTAGCTCTGTTGCCGAGTTCTTGCAGGAACTCGCTCTGAATTCCATGCGCATCGAGGCATATCAAGAAACTTCGCTCATAACATCGTTGAAGCAAAAACCTTACATTACCGCTCATTTTGACAAGTAATTCTTGACTGGAAGAGGCCTGAAACAGGTGAGAATGAGAGTCGAGCAATTAAAGAATAATAAGATactaatatatttttaaaaatcaagtAAAAGGAAGATGGTAATATAATGGAAACAGGGGCAAAGTGATTTTAGTTTTTCGGGAAATAATTTGCGATGGAAGTGATGTAGAGGGGTTTTCAACAGCAGGTGCTTTATATTTACTTCATTCCAATCATTTAGGGGAGGGAGGAACTTGTT
This is a stretch of genomic DNA from Necator americanus strain Aroian chromosome II, whole genome shotgun sequence. It encodes these proteins:
- a CDS encoding hypothetical protein (NECATOR_CHRII.G7758.T2), whose protein sequence is MSGNVRFLLQRCYERSFLICLDAHGIQSEFLQELGNRAKDMSESDQDKMSDTGKALKDAAELGYDTTKEGCKESYDSMAQKLAVAKDYVAEKVEDAKKFLSQKVEDMHSN
- a CDS encoding hypothetical protein (NECATOR_CHRII.G7758.T1) gives rise to the protein MSNIRLFCQASILFFLLCVHVNGNGFLMVDAGEKLDNVADAASEKLSEAAESVKNATKSAQDKITGAAKSVSDFAAKKFEETKNAVEEKASSSQELLVKMSGNSEFLQELGNRAKDMSESDQDKMSDTGKALKDAAELGYDTTKEGCKESYDSMAQKLAVAKDYVAEKVEDAKKFLSQKVEDMHSN